A single region of the Chelmon rostratus isolate fCheRos1 chromosome 5, fCheRos1.pri, whole genome shotgun sequence genome encodes:
- the znf703 gene encoding zinc finger protein 703: protein MRDPPGGPEPLLRSQSPERSAADASGDPHRTGAGKPSFSIPTSCPSPTDPSRQAKRLPIRIIKMLTAHSGHLLHPEYLQPLTSAPVSIELDAKKSPLALLAQTCSQIGKPDPSSSSKLASLSSGNLGDKETSNRSSKSGEQHHSLEDKSSFKPYSKSPGDCRKDVQVTKGPSDKAAFRVPNGSSSSGSASCPPFPPHSQSPSSSSPPLHTQSQSHRQSHSPSTQPPPHSQGSHMDNKPGSSEQASSDSSNNSAGKKDSDAAKSGMDGAQLANSSHIRASANSSNASSASSPRPESKADLQASSQPGLGSGHIAPVSPFKPGHSVFPLPPATMGYHGSIVGAYAGYPSQFVPGLDPTKSSLGLGLPGKHPSSSPLTGASPPSLMQGLCRDPYCLTYPNAPHLGGSNCSTCVHDPSSLKSGFPLVYPSHHLHSLHSSSLSSSSTPSLSHPLYTYGFMLPNEPLPHACNWVSVGGPCDKRFATSEELLAHLRTHTALPGMVDSKLLSAYPSSVSSTASCHLHLPPPSSPGTLPSSFSLRGSPGLGLARYHPYSKSHLAGPPGLPMPSLPSSSAYYSPYALYSQRLGSASALGYQ, encoded by the exons ATGAGAGATCCCCCCGGTGGACCTGAACCGCTTTTACGCAGCCAGTCCCCGGAGCGCAGCGCCGCCGACGCCAGCGGTGATCCACACCGCACAGGAGCGGGAAAACCGTCCTTTTCCATACCCACGTCTTGTCCTTCTCCCACGGATCCCTCACGCCAGGCTAAAAGGCTTCCCATCCGGATCATAAAGATGTTGACGGCGCACAGCGGCCACTTACTGCACCCGGAGTATCTCCAGCCCCTCACGTCCGCGCCAGTCAGCATTGAA ctcgATGCCAAGAAGAGTCCTTTGGCTCTGCTGGCTCAGACCTGCTCTCAAATTGGCAAACCAGACCCGTCCTCCTCTTCCAAGctggcctccctctcctccgGCAATCTGGGAGACAAGGAAACGTCTAACCGATCTTCCAAATCTGGAGAGCAACACCACTCCCTGGAGGACAAGTCTAGCTTCAAGCCCTACTCCAAATCACCAGGCGACTGTCGTAAGGATGTTCAAGTGACAAAGGGGCCTTCAGATAAAGCAGCTTTCAGGGTGCCAAATGGAAGCTCCAGCAGCGGCTCTGCTTCATGTCCGCCCTTTCCTCCCCATTCCCAGTCACCCAGCTCCAGCTCTCCTCCCCTGCACACTCAGAGCCAGTCCCACAGACAAAGCCATTCTCCTTCCACGCAGCCCCCGCCACACTCCCAGGGCTCGCACATGGACAACAAACCTGGGAGCTCGGAGCAGGCCAGTTCGGACAGTAGCAACAACAGCGCTGGCAAAAAAGACTCAGACGCAGCGAAGTCGGGGATGGACGGGGCTCAGTTAGCCAACTCCAGCCACATACGGGCCAGCGCCAACTCCAGCAACGCCAGCTCTGCCAGCAGCCCGCGGCCAGAGAGCAAGGCCGACCTGCAGGCCTCCTCACAGCCTGGCTTGGGCTCCGGCCACATCGCCCCAGTCTCCCCCTTTAAACCAGGACATTCTGTTTTCCCCTTGCCTCCTGCTACCATGGGCTACCATGGCTCCATTGTGGGGGCCTACGCTGGCTACCCCTCCCAGTTTGTACCCGGCTTGGATCCTACCAAGTCTAGTTTGGGTTTAGGACTTCCGGGGAAGCACCCCAGCTCTAGCCCGCTGACTGGAGCTTCACCTCCGTCCCTGATGCAGGGCTTATGTCGGGACCCGTACTGTCTGACCTACCCCAATGCACCCCACCTAGGAGGAAGTAACTGCTCCACCTGCGTCCACGATCCCTCCAGTCTCAAGTCTGGTTTCCCCCTGGTTTAcccctcccaccacctccaTTCCCTGCACTCAAGCTCcttgtcctccagcagcacccCCTCCCTGTCCCACCCCCTCTACACCTACGGTTTCATGCTCCCCAATGAACCGCTGCCTCACGCCTGTAATTGGGTGTCTGTTGGGGGTCCCTGTGACAAGCGTTTTGCCACATCAGAGGAGCTACTAGCCCACTTGCGTACCCACACAGCCCTGCCTGGCATGGTGGACAGTAAGCTGTTGTCAGCATATCCCTCATCGGTTTCATCGACAGCCTCCTGCCACCTCCACCTGCCCCCACCCAGCAGCCCAGGTACCCTGCccagctccttctccctcaGAGGCTCTCCTGGCTTGGGCCTGGCTCGCTACCACCCCTACAGCAAATCCCACCTGGCCGGACCTCCAGGACTTCCCATGccatccctcccctcctcctcagcctATTACTCACCCTATGCCCTCTACAGTCAGAGACTGGGCTCAGCCTCGGCCCTTGGCTACCAGTGA
- the erlin2 gene encoding erlin-2 — protein MAQWGAIFSIIAALGGAALLASVHKIDEGHTGVYYRGGALLTTTSGPGFHLMLPFITTYKSVQTTLQTDEVKNVPCGTSGGVMIYFDRIEVVNYLIPSAVYDIVRNFTADYDKALIFNKVHHELNQFCSVHSLQEVYIGLFDQIDENLKLTLQEDLTSMAPGLIIQAVRVTKPNIPESIRRNYELMESEKTKLLISQQTQKVVEKEAETERIKAVIEAEKVAQVAEIKFGQKVMEKETEKKISEIEDGAFLARQKAKADAEFYTSQRAAEANKLKLTPEYLQLMKYKAIAANSKIYFGNDIPHMFVDSGSAGSSIKASAAMDIVGEQILDLD, from the exons ATGGCACAGTGGGGTGCCATATTCTCAATCATTGCTGCTCTTGGAGGAGCAGCGCTCTTAGCCTCTGTGCACAAGATCGATGAGGGACACACTGGAGTTTACTACAG GGGAGGGGCTCTCCTGACCACCACCAGCGGCCCTGGTTTCCATCTAATGCTTCCATTCATCACTACCTACAAGTCTGTCCAG ACGACGCTGCAGACAGATGAGGTGAAGAACGTACCATGCGGCACGAG tggagGAGTGATGATTTACTTTGACCGCATAGAAGTGGTGAACTACCTCATTCCATCAGCAG TATACGACATAGTGAGGAACTTCACAGCAGACTACGACAAAGCTTTGATATTCAATAAGGTTCACCATGAACTCAACCAGTTCTGCAGCGTTCACTCACTACAGGAGGTGTACATCGGCTTGTTTG ACCAAATCGATGAAAACCTGAAGTTGACACTACAAGAGGATCTAACATCCATGGCACCTGGACTGATCATACAG GCGGTCCGTGTCACCAAACCCAATATCCCAGAGAGCATTCGCAGGAACTACGAGCTCAT GGAGAGTGAGAAGACGAAGCTGCTGATCTCTCAGCAGACACAGAAGGTTGtggagaaggaggcagagacagagaggatcAAAGCTGTGATAG aGGCTGAGAAAGTGGCACAAGTGGCAGAGATCAAGTTTGGACAGAAAGTCATggagaaggaaacagaaaaaaagatctcTGAAATTGAAG ATGGTGCTTTCCTGGCCCGGCAGAAAGCCAAAGCAGATGCAGAGTTCTATACatcacagagagctgctgaggCCAATAAG CTGAAGTTAACACCAGAGTACCTGCAGCTAATGAAGTACAAGGCCATCGCAGCCAACAGCAAAATCTACTTTGGGAACGACATACCCCACATGTTTGTGGACTCTGGCTCCGCAGGGAGCTCTATCAAGGCCTCTGCAGCCATGGACATTGTTGGTGAGCAGATCTTGGACCTGGATTAG
- the ch25hl3 gene encoding cholesterol 25-hydroxylase-like protein → MNVPSIEHGEANVPVLQGLWESVRAGQEEILLSPYLPASYAFLTHVMLCTPFLALDALGSVCQRVRLWRFDGGSGPPPSAKRWFECFLRVMCRYLTSVLPATALFQTLRSPRLPELAPSCWQLFVEVFACFLLFDTLFFIWHFTMHRVPWLYRNIHQPHHQHHVLFALAAQDASSAELLSLLLLALSSTWVVGCHPLSEALFHLINSWLAVEDHCGYDLPWALHRLLPCLGGAPYHQAHHNRHNGNYAPYFTHWDHLFGTYHASVQYSRPG, encoded by the exons ATGAATGTACCCTCCATAGAGCACGGAGAGGCAAACGTGCCTGTCCTGCAGGGGCTGTGGGAGTCTGTGAGGGCAGGGCAGGAGGAGATCCTGCTCTCTCCTTACTTGCCGGCTTCTTACGCCTTCTTGACGCACGTCATGCTCTGCACACCTTTCCTCGCGCTGGACGCGCTGGGCAGCGTCTGTCAGCGGGTCCGGTTGTGGAGGTTCGACGGAGGTTCGGGTCCGCCGCCGTCCGCCAAGCGATGGTTTGAGTGTTTTCTGAGGGTGATGTGCAGATACCTGACCTCCGTCCTCCCCGCCACCGCGCTGTTTCAGACTCTGAGGAGCCCCAGGTTACCGGAGCTGGCTCCGTCCTGCTGGCAGCTCTTTGTGGAAGTCTTCGCATGCTTTCTGCTTTTTGACACGCTCTTCTTCATCTGGCACTTTACCATGCACAG GGTTCCTTGGCTATACCGCAACATCCACCAGCCGCACCACCAGCACCACGTACTCTTCGCTCTGGCAGCTCAGGACGCCAGCTCGGCcgagctgctgtctctgctgctgctcgctCTGAGCAGCACCTGGGTGGTGGGCTGCCACCCTCTGAGTGAGGCCCTCTTCCACCTCATCAACAGCTGGCTGGCAGTGGAGGATCACTGCGGCTACGACCTGCCCTGGGCTCTGCACAGACTGCTGCCCTGTCTGGGAGGAGCTCCTTACCACCAAGCCCACCATAATCGCCACAATGGAAACTACGCCCCCTACTTCACGCACTGGGACCACCTCTTCGGCACATACCATGCATCGGTGCAGTATTCACGTCCAGGGTGA